A window of Flammeovirga kamogawensis genomic DNA:
ACTTAGAGATAGAAAATTATAGTGGTTTATCATCAAAGATGCCAAGGTATACAATGCTTGCAACAATAGCATTTTTTGCATCTTTAGGTTTACCCGGTTTTTCAGGCTTTATGGCTGAATTGTTTGTGTTTTTAGGAGCGTTCAATTCTTCTGCAGTGAACAATTTAATTCCTCGTTGGATGACAATTGTAGCCACTTTAGGTTTAGTATTAAGTGCCGCATATTATTTGTGGGCAATGCAAAGAATCTTCTTAGGTAAATTCTTTTTAAAAGATGAGTCGATGGAGTCAAAACTAAAGGATTTAACTGCAAGAGAAGTAATAATGTTAGCGCCACTAGCAGTTATAACTTTTGTTTTAGGTATTTACCCTAAGTTACTTTTGAATTTAATAGAAGGTTCTGTAACTGTTTTTGTAGAGTTTGCCAACTTTGTAGGAACAGAATATATGAATACTTTGATGGGCCTTTAATTTAGATCAATATGGAAATAGATTTGTTGTCAAAATTAGCTGACATAATTGATAGTATTCCATTTTTGGTTTCAGAGATAGGAATAATAAGTATATTGTTAGGGGTTATAATTGTTGATTTATTACCAATTAAGTTTAATAGAAACTTCCTCTACCTTTTCGCATTAATTGGTGTTATCGTAGATATAATATATTTAGGATGGTTTGCTGAAGCAACGACATCTAAACTAATGTTATTTACCGTAAATAACGATCAGTGGAGTATAAAAATCAGAATTTTAGAAGATTTTTGTGCTGTATTATTATACCTACATTTATTCTTTAATAAGAAAAAAGAATCTGAGACTCAAAAGCATTTGAGTGGACAGAGTGAGTGGGCTGTATTAACATTAGGAATGTTATTAGGAGCACATTTTTTAGCAATGGCGAATGATTTTATCATTGCAATTTTAGCTGTTGAATTGATATCCTTACCATCTTATTTGTTGACAGCTTTTAATAATAATAAAATAAGTTCAGAGGCGAGTATAAGATATTTTTTATACGGAGCTGTAGCTACCGCAATTACAATATATGGGGCGTCAATATTATTTGGTTTAACAACAGCTATTGACTTTCAGGGAATTGCGTTATATAATAAGTCTTATTCTTTATTATTTATCTCAGCTACTGTATTATTAACTATTGGGTTCTTATTTAAATTAGGAGCATTTCCAATGCATATATGGGTACCAGATGTTTATCAAGCAGCGCCTATTGAGGCAGTAGCTTATTTTTCTACTTTACCTAAAATTGGAGCAACTATATTTTTATATAGATTCTTTTTCGAATCTGAGATTATAATTAATCCATACATCAATTACTTTATTTTAATGGCTGCCTTATTATCAATGTTTATTGGTAATTTATCAGGTTTATTACAAAAGAGTATGAGAAGGCTTATGGCTTATGCATCAATAGCTGGAGCTGGTTTTATCTTAATAGCTACACTTAACATTCAAGATATTTCAACAAATGCATTGTATTATTACTTAGTTACTTATGTAATTGGTATTTATACAATATTCTTATTTATTGGAGAAGTTGAAAAACAATATAATTCTGATAAACTTGATACTATTATTGGTATTGGGTGGACCTCAAATGCACGTTTTTGGGGAATTGGAATTGTGTTAGCAGTAATGTCGTTAATTGGATTGCCACCTTTAGCTGGTTTTACAGCTAAATTATTGATATTTAGTTCTCTTTGGGAATTATATATTATGAATTCAGATAGTCTATATTTAATTGCTATGGGGTTAGGTTTATTGAATACAGCCATAGCTTTAGCCTATTATATTAAGTTTCCTTTTAACATGTATAAAAGAAATAGTAAGAAGGAATTACAAATGTCATTGCCAATTGCAATAATGATCTCTATTTTAGGGTTATCATTATTTATTTTATTTATTGTGCCTTCTATACTAATATAAGAAGTCTGTTTAATTTTTTTTAACGTGTACATTAACTCTTGGTTATTATTAGGATTCTTTTTGATTCTAGTAATATTAATTGTTGTGGTTTTTATTCAATTTATTCGATTAAAAAACCA
This region includes:
- a CDS encoding NADH-quinone oxidoreductase subunit N gives rise to the protein MEIDLLSKLADIIDSIPFLVSEIGIISILLGVIIVDLLPIKFNRNFLYLFALIGVIVDIIYLGWFAEATTSKLMLFTVNNDQWSIKIRILEDFCAVLLYLHLFFNKKKESETQKHLSGQSEWAVLTLGMLLGAHFLAMANDFIIAILAVELISLPSYLLTAFNNNKISSEASIRYFLYGAVATAITIYGASILFGLTTAIDFQGIALYNKSYSLLFISATVLLTIGFLFKLGAFPMHIWVPDVYQAAPIEAVAYFSTLPKIGATIFLYRFFFESEIIINPYINYFILMAALLSMFIGNLSGLLQKSMRRLMAYASIAGAGFILIATLNIQDISTNALYYYLVTYVIGIYTIFLFIGEVEKQYNSDKLDTIIGIGWTSNARFWGIGIVLAVMSLIGLPPLAGFTAKLLIFSSLWELYIMNSDSLYLIAMGLGLLNTAIALAYYIKFPFNMYKRNSKKELQMSLPIAIMISILGLSLFILFIVPSILI